Proteins from one Malaya genurostris strain Urasoe2022 chromosome 2, Malgen_1.1, whole genome shotgun sequence genomic window:
- the LOC131432091 gene encoding uncharacterized protein LOC131432091 isoform X2, whose amino-acid sequence MENENRSSVLKHFWTRMEVTIGLIPPLVINILDLHGLSATSWLANVTEGDIDALEIEMPNRGEKLVNRAVIENNKLKPEEYFGGFVDNPEEFTFSMAQRKCIQAIIAAVNKHGIHYFNGTSVGSEQVGKKSDIVRNKTDNTTEHDVLVKRILSYYNKLNQCKGEFPDDFMSNLVIRSTQGSGGKLVAFVTCPVCIKEIKIVRYPSHSWPVYNFAQHFNKHNKNSPKSLSEKPNIFPFVTQAEHSNEQVFEPFNAVENLHSEKFSLQCYVKMFFN is encoded by the exons aTGGAGAATGAAAATAGGAGCAGTGTACTA AAACATTTCTGGACTCGCATGGAAGTGACCATTGGTTTAATACCTCCACTTGTGATAAACATTCTTGATTTACATGGCCTTTCAGCTACCAGTTGGTTAGCCAATGTAACCGAAGGAGACATTGATGCGCTTGAAATTGAAATGCCAAATAGAGGAGAAAAACTTGTCAACAGAGCGGTTATCGAGAACAACAAATTAAAACCAGAAGAATATTTTGGTGGTTTTGTCGACAATCCAGAAGAGTTCACTTTCTCTATGGCACAAAGGAAATGTATACAAGCCATAATTGCAGCAGTAAATAAACATGGTATTCATTATTTCAATGGAACGAGTGTTGGTTCCGAACAAGTAGGCAAGAAAAGCGACATAGTACGAAACAAAACAGATAATACTACCGAACACGATGTATTGGTTAAAAGAATTTTAAGTTATTATAACAA ATTAAATCAGTGCAAAGGTGAATTCCCTGATGACTTCATGTCAAACTTAGTGATTAGAAGCACACAAGGATCAGGAGGCAAGTTAGTAGCCTTTGTTACGTGCCCAGTGTGTATAAAAGAGATAAAGATTGTGCGATATCCGTCTCATTCCTGGCCGGTGTATAACTTTGCACAGCACTTTAACAAACACAACAAAAATTCCCcaaaatctctttccgaaaaaCCAAACATTTTTCCGTTCGTGACACAAGCAGAACATTCTAACG AGCAAGTGTTTGAACCATTCAATGCTGTTGAAAatctacactcagaaaaattctcacttcaatgctacgtgaaaat gtttttcaactga
- the LOC131432091 gene encoding uncharacterized protein LOC131432091 isoform X1, producing MENENRSSVLKHFWTRMEVTIGLIPPLVINILDLHGLSATSWLANVTEGDIDALEIEMPNRGEKLVNRAVIENNKLKPEEYFGGFVDNPEEFTFSMAQRKCIQAIIAAVNKHGIHYFNGTSVGSEQVGKKSDIVRNKTDNTTEHDVLVKRILSYYNKLNQCKGEFPDDFMSNLVIRSTQGSGGKLVAFVTCPVCIKEIKIVRYPSHSWPVYNFAQHFNKHNKNSPKSLSEKPNIFPFVTQAEHSNEQVFEPFNAVENLHSEKFSLQCYVKMYVIFIHRTFLVILM from the exons aTGGAGAATGAAAATAGGAGCAGTGTACTA AAACATTTCTGGACTCGCATGGAAGTGACCATTGGTTTAATACCTCCACTTGTGATAAACATTCTTGATTTACATGGCCTTTCAGCTACCAGTTGGTTAGCCAATGTAACCGAAGGAGACATTGATGCGCTTGAAATTGAAATGCCAAATAGAGGAGAAAAACTTGTCAACAGAGCGGTTATCGAGAACAACAAATTAAAACCAGAAGAATATTTTGGTGGTTTTGTCGACAATCCAGAAGAGTTCACTTTCTCTATGGCACAAAGGAAATGTATACAAGCCATAATTGCAGCAGTAAATAAACATGGTATTCATTATTTCAATGGAACGAGTGTTGGTTCCGAACAAGTAGGCAAGAAAAGCGACATAGTACGAAACAAAACAGATAATACTACCGAACACGATGTATTGGTTAAAAGAATTTTAAGTTATTATAACAA ATTAAATCAGTGCAAAGGTGAATTCCCTGATGACTTCATGTCAAACTTAGTGATTAGAAGCACACAAGGATCAGGAGGCAAGTTAGTAGCCTTTGTTACGTGCCCAGTGTGTATAAAAGAGATAAAGATTGTGCGATATCCGTCTCATTCCTGGCCGGTGTATAACTTTGCACAGCACTTTAACAAACACAACAAAAATTCCCcaaaatctctttccgaaaaaCCAAACATTTTTCCGTTCGTGACACAAGCAGAACATTCTAACG AGCAAGTGTTTGAACCATTCAATGCTGTTGAAAatctacactcagaaaaattctcacttcaatgctacgtgaaaatgtatgtgatttttatccatcgaacttttcttgtaatacttatgtga
- the LOC131432091 gene encoding uncharacterized protein LOC131432091 isoform X3 — MENENRSSVLKHFWTRMEVTIGLIPPLVINILDLHGLSATSWLANVTEGDIDALEIEMPNRGEKLVNRAVIENNKLKPEEYFGGFVDNPEEFTFSMAQRKCIQAIIAAVNKHGIHYFNGTSVGSEQVGKKSDIVRNKTDNTTEHDVLVKRILSYYNKLNQCKGEFPDDFMSNLVIRSTQGSGGKLVAFVTCPVCIKEIKIVRYPSHSWPVYNFAQHFNKHNKNSPKSLSEKPNIFPFVTQAEHSNEQVFEPFNAVENLHSEKFSLQCYVKICLF; from the exons aTGGAGAATGAAAATAGGAGCAGTGTACTA AAACATTTCTGGACTCGCATGGAAGTGACCATTGGTTTAATACCTCCACTTGTGATAAACATTCTTGATTTACATGGCCTTTCAGCTACCAGTTGGTTAGCCAATGTAACCGAAGGAGACATTGATGCGCTTGAAATTGAAATGCCAAATAGAGGAGAAAAACTTGTCAACAGAGCGGTTATCGAGAACAACAAATTAAAACCAGAAGAATATTTTGGTGGTTTTGTCGACAATCCAGAAGAGTTCACTTTCTCTATGGCACAAAGGAAATGTATACAAGCCATAATTGCAGCAGTAAATAAACATGGTATTCATTATTTCAATGGAACGAGTGTTGGTTCCGAACAAGTAGGCAAGAAAAGCGACATAGTACGAAACAAAACAGATAATACTACCGAACACGATGTATTGGTTAAAAGAATTTTAAGTTATTATAACAA ATTAAATCAGTGCAAAGGTGAATTCCCTGATGACTTCATGTCAAACTTAGTGATTAGAAGCACACAAGGATCAGGAGGCAAGTTAGTAGCCTTTGTTACGTGCCCAGTGTGTATAAAAGAGATAAAGATTGTGCGATATCCGTCTCATTCCTGGCCGGTGTATAACTTTGCACAGCACTTTAACAAACACAACAAAAATTCCCcaaaatctctttccgaaaaaCCAAACATTTTTCCGTTCGTGACACAAGCAGAACATTCTAACG AGCAAGTGTTTGAACCATTCAATGCTGTTGAAAatctacactcagaaaaattctcacttcaatgctacgtgaaaat TTGTTTGTTCtag